A genome region from Arachis duranensis cultivar V14167 chromosome 8, aradu.V14167.gnm2.J7QH, whole genome shotgun sequence includes the following:
- the LOC107461440 gene encoding beta-galactosidase 1, protein MVSMSLKLIMWNVLLPLLLLASSFFVSCNASVSYDSKAITINGQRRILISGSIHYPRSTPEMWPDLIQKAKEGGLDVIQTYVFWNGHEPSPGKYYFEGNYDLVKFIKLVQQAGLYVHLRIGPYVCAEWNFGGFPVWLKYIPGISFRTDNGPFKFQMQKFTTKIVDMMKAERLYETQGGPIILSQIENEYGPMEYEIGASGKSYTKWAADMAVGLGTGVPWVMCKQDDAPDPMINTCNGFYCDYFSPNKAYKPKMWTEAWTAWFTEFGGSVPYRPAEDLAFAVARFIQKGGAFVNYYMYHGGTNFGRTAGGPFIATSYDYDAPIDEYGLLRQPKWGHLKDLHRAIKLCEPALVSGDPAVTKIGNYQEAHVFKSDSGACAAFLANYDPKSFAKVAFGNMHYNLPPWSISILPDCKNTVYNTARVGSQKAQMKMTRIPIHGGLTWQSFNEEPASTDDSSFTMTGLLEQLNTTRDLSDYLWYSTDVVIDSNEGFLWNGKDPVLTVLSAGHALHVFVNGQLSGTAYGSLEFPKLTFSQAVKLRAGVNKISLLSVAVGLPNVGPHFETWNAGVLGPITLYGLNEGRRDLSWQKWSYKIGLKGEALSLHSLSGISSVDWIQGSLISQRQPLTWYKTTFDAPAGTAPFGLDMGSMGKGQVWLNGQSLGRYWPAYKASGTCDSCDYAGTYNENKCRSNCGEASQRWYHVPHSWLKPTGNLLVVFEELAGDPNGIFLVRRDIDSVCADIYEWQPNLRSYQMQASGKADKPIRPKVHLSCGFGQKISSIKFASFGTPEGSCGNFHEGSCHAHKSYDAFQRNCVGQSWCTVTVSPENFGGDPCPNVMKKLSVEAICT, encoded by the exons ATGGTGAGCATGAGCCTCAAGCTCATAATGTGGAATGTGCTTCTTCCCCTGCTGCTCCTGGCATCTTCATTCTTTGTTTCTTGTAATGCTTCTGTGTCCTATGACTCAAAGGCTATCACCATTAATGGCCAAAGAAGGATCCTCATTTCTGGATCCATTCATTACCCTAGAAGCACCCCTGAG ATGTGGCCAGATCTCATTCAAAAGGCTAAGGAAGGAGGTTTGGATGTGATTCAGACTTATGTTTTCTGGAATGGCCATGAACCTTCACCTGGCAAA TATTATTTTGAGGGAAACTATGATCTGGTGAAGTTCATAAAGTTGGTGCAGCAAGCAGGCCTTTATGTGCATCTAAGGATTGGTCCTTATGTCTGTGCTGAGTGGAACTTTGG GGGTTTCCCTGTTTGGCTGAAGTACATTCCAGGTATCAGCTTCAGAACAGACAATGGCCCTTTTAAG TTTCAAATGCAAAAGTTTACCACGAAGATTGTCGATATGATGAAGGCAGAAAGATTATATGAAACTCAGGGAGGTCCAATAATTCTATCCCAG ATTGAAAATGAATATGGACCTATGGAGTATGAAATTGGTGCTTCTGGTAAGTCCTACACTAAGTGGGCAGCAGATATGGCTGTAGGACTTGGTACTGGGGTTCCATGGGTCATGTGCAAACAAGATGATGCTCCTGATCCTATG ATTAACACTTGCAATGGTTTCTATTGTGATTACTTCTCTCCAAATAAGGCTTACAAACCAAAGATGTGGACGGAAGCTTGGACTGCATG GTTTACTGAATTCGGAGGTTCGGTTCCTTATCGACCTGCTGAAGATTTGGCATTTGCAGTTGCAAGATTTATACAGAAAGGGGGAGCATTTGTCAATTATTACATG TATCACGGGGGAACAAATTTCGGTAGAACTGCTGGTGGTCCATTTATTGCTACAAGCTATGATTATGATGCACCTATTGATGAATATG GACTTCTCAGGCAGCCGAAGTGGGGTCATCTTAAAGATTTACATAGAGCAATAAAACTCTGTGAACCTGCTTTAGTTTCGGGGGATCCTGCTGTAACAAAGATTGGAAACTATCAAGAG GCTCATGTCTTCAAATCAGACTCAGGAGCTTGTGCTGCATTCCTTGCAAACTATGACCCAAAATCTTTTGCAAAAGTGGCATTTGGGAATATGCACTATAACCTGCCTCCTTGGTCTATTAGCATTCTTCCTGACTGCAAGAACACTGTTTATAACACTGCAAGG GTTGGTTCGCAGAAGGCACAGATGAAGATGACCCGAATTCCCattcatggaggactcacttGGCAATCATTTAATGAAGAACCAGCCTCTACTGATGACAGTTCCTTCACCATGACTGGCCTATTGGAACAGTTAAATACAACTAGAGATTTATCTGACTACCTTTGGTACTCCACAGA TGTTGTGATTGATTCCAATGAAGGATTTTTGTGGAATGGAAAGGATCCTGTTCTTACAGTGTTATCTGCTGGGCATGCCTTGCATGTGTTTGTCAATGGTCAGCTATCAG GAACTGCTTATGGAAGCTTAGAATTCCCCAAACTAACATTTAGCCAGGCTGTGAAGCTCAGAGCTGGTGTTAATAAAATCTCTCTTCTAAGTGTTGCAGTTGGACTACCG AATGTTGGTCCACATTTTGAAACATGGAATGCTGGTGTTCTTGGCCCAATTACATTATACGGTCTCAACGAGGGGAGAAGGGACTTGTCTTGGCAGAAATGGTCTTATAAG ATTGGTCTTAAAGGAGAAGCCTTGAGTCTCCATTCTCTCAGTGGAATTTCCTCAGTTGACTGGATTCAAGGGTCTTTAATTTCTCAAAGGCAGCCACTGACTTGGTACAAA ACTACTTTTGATGCTCCGGCTGGAACCGCACCATTTGGTTTAGATATGGGCAGCATGGGCAAAGGTCAAGTGTGGCTAAATGGACAGAGTCTCGGTCGATACTGGCCTGCTTATAAAGCATCAGGTACCTGTGATTCTTGTGACTATGCTGGAACTTACAACGAGAATAAATGCAGAAGTAACTGTGGGGAGGCTTCTCAAAGATG GTATCATGTTCCTCATTCATGGCTGAAGCCAACTGGAAATTTATTGGTTGTGTTTGAAGAACTGGCGGGAGATCCCAACGGCATCTTTCTGGTTAGGCGCGATATAGATAGTGTGTGTGCTGATATTTATGAGTGGCAGCCAAATCTTAGAAGCTACCAGATGCAAGCTTCTGGCAAAGCTGACAAACCTATTAGGCCTAAAGTGCATTTATCATGCGGCTTTGGACAAAAGATCTCGTCGATCAAATTCGCTAGCTTCGGTACTCCAGAAGGATCTTGTGGAAACTTCCATGAAGGAAGCTGCCATGCTCACAAATCATATGATGCATTTCAAAGG AATTGTGTTGGACAGAGCTGGTGCACTGTAACAGTGTCACCCGAAAATTTCGGAGGAGATCCATGTCCAAATGTTATGAAGAAACTCTCAGTGGAGGCCATATGTACCTGA
- the LOC107461441 gene encoding uncharacterized protein LOC107461441: MHDPIFFFAFLASLSLLSLTFLSFSIYKRFSKTDKQHHHPPPSQNLETPNDPVDDGVPRPGENAPTHLTSSVFFEVLPSDSAKWACLFEDTDSVSSAMEVPGAEQRGKKKRKKGKKKKANSGVEESEGANTGSDPGVHFESGCLYPFTSSSSAMQRRIKLQYDELVKCNESKKLTLAQVVQFANCLVDVRNELQHKADVIQRKFVITKALLCKADRSSFDRLRQQIYKLELEQKRLEEDAFVYNSLQQQLKLSPAYQKMLEVGACMDKAKSRELENRDDEFADISFEELLAQEKKDSFWQKNGKSRLC; the protein is encoded by the exons ATGCACGATCCCATTTTCTTCTTCGCCTTCCTCGCTTCTCTCTCACTCCTCTCTCTCACTTTTCTCTCCTTCTCCATCTACAAAAGGTTCTCCAAAACAGATAAACAACACCACCACCCTCCTCCGTCGCAGAACCTGGAAACTCCTAACGACCCAGTCGACGACGGGGTTCCTCGACCCGGAGAAAATGCCCCGACCCATTTGACAAGTTCGGTTTTTTTCGAGGTTTTGCCCTCCGATTCTGCGAAATGGGCGTGCTTGTTTGAAGATACGGATTCAGTATCTTCCGCTATGGAGGTTCCTGGAGCGGAGCaaagagggaagaagaagagaaagaaggggaagaagaagaaagcgaATTCGGGAGTTGAAGAGAGTGAAGGTGCCAATACGGGTTCGGATCCTGGGGTTCATTTTGAATCGGGTTGCCTGTACCCGTTCACTTCTTCAAGCAGCGCTATGCAGAGAAGGATCAAACTGCAGTACGATGAACTCGTCAAGTGCAACGAGTCCAAGAAATTGACACTCGCCCAG GTTGTACAGTTTGCTAATTGTTTGGTTGATGTTAGGAATGAACTACAACACAA GGCTGATGTGATACAACGTAAGTTTGTAATAACAAAGGCTTTATTATGCAAGGCAGACAGATCTTCTTTTGATAGACTGCGTCAACAG ATATACAAGCTTGAATTGGAGCAAAAGAGATTAGAGGAGGATGCTTTTGTTTATAATTCACTTCAACAGCAGCTTAAACTCTCACCAGCATACCAGAAG ATGCTCGAAGTTGGGGCTTGCATGGACAAGGCGAAATCCCGTGAACTAGAGAACAGAGACGACGAATTTGCTGACATTTCTTTTGAAGAATTATTAGCACAAGAAAAGAAGGATTCATTCTG GCAAAAAAATGGGAAATCAAGACTGTGCTGA
- the LOC107461442 gene encoding WD-40 repeat-containing protein MSI4 has translation MKKAKTVVMGVKDRYSEWKSMVGVLYDWLANHNLVWPSLSCRWGPLLEQATYKNRHRLYLSEQTDGSVPNTLVVANVEVVKPRVAAAEHISQFNEESRSPFVKKYKTIIHPGEVNRIRELRQNSKIVATHTDSPEVFIWDLETQPNRLQRINFVLTGHDDNAEYALAMCPTEPFVLSGGKDKYVVLWSIQDHIASLAAESGSNVKHSKSSQKATESPSVGPRGIFHGHTNTVEDVQFCPSSALEFCSVGDDSCLIFWDARVGSVPAAKVNKAHDGDIHCVDWNPHDINFILTGSADNTVKMFDRRKLNSEGVGSPVYKFEGHEAAILCVQWCPDKSSVFGSSAEDGFLNIWDHEKVGQTSGPYRASAPSGLFFRHAGHRDKVVDFHWNAFDPWTIVSVSDDCECTSGGGTLQVWRMIDLIYRPEKEVLAELDTYRTQILGSTP, from the exons ATGAAGAAGGCGAAGACAGTGGTAATGGGAGTGAAGGATCGTTACAGTGAATGGAAGTCAATGGTGGGAGTGTTGTACGACTGGCTGGCTAACCACAACCTGGTCTGGCCTTCACTCTCTTGCCGGTGGGGCCCTCTCCTCGAACAAGCCACCTACAAGAACCGCCATCGTCTCTATCTCTCTGAACAG ACTGATGGCAGTGTTCCCAACACTCTTGTTGTAGCTAATGTCGAAGTTGTTAAACCTAGGGTTGCCGCCGCTGAACATATCTCTCAG TTTAATGAAGAATCGCGCTCTCCATTTGTCAAGAAGTATAAAACTATCATACACCCTGGCGAG GTGAATAGAATCAGGGAGCTCCGGCAAAATAGTAAGATTGTTGCCACTCATACTGATAGTCCTGAA GTGTTTATTTGGGATCTTGAAACTCAGCCCAACCGCCTCCAAAGAATAAATTTT GTATTAACTGGGCATGATGATAATGCTGAATATGCTCTTGCTATGTGTCCAACTGAGCCCTTTGTTCTTTCGGGAG GGAAGGACAAGTATGTGGTCCTATGGAGTATTCAGGATCATATTGCAAGTTTAGCAGCTGAATCAGGTTCCAATGTTAAACATTCTAAGAGTAGTCAGAAAGCTACAGAAAGTCCTTCTGTTGGACCACGTGGCATCTTCCACGGTCATACTAACACTGTTGAAGATGTGCAATTTTGCCCATCAAG TGCACTGGAGTTCTGTAGTGTTGGTGATGATTCCTGCCTCATATTTTGGGATGCACGAGTTGGATCAGTTCCAGCTGCCAAG GTCAACAAGGCACATGATGGAGATATTCATTGTGTTGATTGGAATCCTCATGATATAAATTTCATTCTGACTGG TTCTGCTGACAACACAGTCAAAATGTTCGATCGCCGGAAGCTTAACAGTGAGGGAGTTGGGTCTCCTGTATATAAATTTGAAGGTCATGAGGCAGCTATCCTCTGTGTACAG TGGTGTCCTGACAAGTCCTCTGTGTTTGGAAGCTCTGCTGAGGATGGCTTTCTAAACATTTGGGACCATGAGAAG GTTGGTCAGACATCAGGTCCATATCGAGCAAGTGCTCCATCAGGTTTATTTTTTCGGCATGCTGGCCATAG GGACAAGGTCGTTGACTTCCACTGGAATGCATTTGACCCATGGACAATTGTTAGCGTCTCAGATGATTGTGAATGTACTAGCGGTGGTGGTACCTTACAG GTATGGCGAATGATTGATCTGATTTATCGGCCAGAGAAGGAGGTGTTGGCTGAGCTAGATACATACAGAACCCAGATTTTAGGAAGTACCCCTTAA